A window from Cytobacillus sp. FSL H8-0458 encodes these proteins:
- a CDS encoding sulfite oxidase-like oxidoreductase, which yields MYFGKIRKQTSSRVPPNQNVTTAFPVLHYGNVPYYKDMKEWNLQIFGEVEKKLSFSHEEVMNLPQTQYKNDIHCVTGWSKLDNVWEGVPAAEIARLAGAKETSQFVILHAEEGWTTNLPIQDFLKSTSLLAHTHNGEPLTPEHGFPLRAVIPHLYFWKSAKWIRGIEFSQTDKPGFWEKNGYHNYGDPFREQRFSWDD from the coding sequence GTGTATTTTGGGAAAATCAGAAAACAGACCTCAAGCCGGGTACCGCCCAATCAAAACGTGACTACCGCCTTTCCTGTACTGCATTACGGAAATGTTCCGTACTATAAGGATATGAAGGAATGGAATCTGCAAATATTTGGAGAAGTAGAAAAGAAATTATCCTTTTCGCATGAGGAGGTAATGAACCTTCCTCAGACTCAGTACAAAAATGATATCCACTGTGTCACGGGCTGGTCAAAGCTTGATAATGTCTGGGAGGGAGTCCCTGCCGCAGAGATTGCCAGGCTGGCAGGTGCAAAAGAAACATCACAATTTGTGATTCTTCATGCGGAAGAAGGCTGGACCACGAACCTCCCCATTCAAGATTTTTTAAAAAGCACCAGTCTGCTTGCCCATACTCATAACGGTGAGCCCCTTACTCCCGAGCACGGATTTCCGCTGCGTGCAGTGATTCCGCATCTATATTTCTGGAAAAGTGCAAAGTGGATTAGAGGCATTGAATTCTCTCAAACCGACAAGCCCGGTTTTTGGGAGAA
- a CDS encoding Na+/H+ antiporter family protein, whose product MNAVILAVLIMLVLSLLRVNVVLALVAGALAGGLAGGLSIDKTIEVFSNGLGGSAEVALSYALLGGFALAISATGLPNLLVEWVLDKVGKDGESRGKTLSKALIVFSILLMSIFSQNLIPIHIAFIPILIPPLLKVMNELQIDRRLIASVLTFGLTAPYILLPAGFGQIFQGILAENMESSGLAVEMADIPKAMLIPVAGMAAGLLAALFVYRKKRDYRPSELIETEKGNYSKKGIIFSLVAIAAALIVQLQLDSMIFGALTGIIVIYISGAIKWNEADQLLTEGMKMMAFIGFVMLAAFGFADVLKETGDVDSLVAQAAEVIGNNKSLAALLMLLVGLLVTMGIGSSFSTIPIIATIFVPLSLEVGFSPMATIALVGTAAALGDAGSPASDSTLGPTAGLNADGQHNHIWDTCVPTFLHYNIPLILFGWLAAMIL is encoded by the coding sequence ATGAATGCAGTTATACTTGCAGTGTTGATCATGCTTGTTCTCAGCCTTCTGCGCGTCAATGTAGTTCTTGCTCTTGTGGCAGGTGCATTGGCAGGGGGGCTCGCAGGCGGATTAAGTATAGATAAAACAATTGAAGTTTTTTCAAATGGACTTGGAGGCAGTGCTGAAGTTGCATTGAGTTATGCGTTATTGGGCGGATTTGCCTTAGCCATTTCCGCAACAGGGCTTCCGAATCTATTAGTGGAATGGGTCCTGGACAAGGTCGGAAAAGACGGGGAGTCCAGAGGGAAAACATTATCAAAGGCACTTATCGTATTTTCTATTTTATTAATGTCCATTTTTTCCCAAAACTTAATTCCAATTCATATCGCATTTATTCCCATTTTAATTCCGCCATTATTAAAGGTTATGAATGAGCTGCAAATAGACCGGCGTCTGATCGCGTCTGTACTGACATTTGGTTTGACCGCTCCATATATTTTGCTTCCTGCAGGCTTTGGCCAGATATTCCAAGGAATACTCGCAGAAAATATGGAGAGCAGCGGGCTGGCAGTGGAAATGGCTGACATCCCGAAGGCTATGCTTATTCCAGTAGCCGGTATGGCTGCCGGTCTTTTGGCTGCATTATTTGTTTACCGTAAAAAGAGGGATTATCGTCCATCAGAATTAATTGAGACGGAAAAAGGCAATTACTCCAAAAAGGGCATAATTTTTTCACTTGTTGCAATTGCAGCAGCTCTCATCGTCCAGCTGCAGCTTGATTCGATGATCTTTGGGGCACTGACAGGTATTATAGTTATTTACATCAGCGGTGCGATTAAATGGAACGAGGCAGACCAGCTATTAACTGAGGGTATGAAGATGATGGCATTCATTGGATTTGTCATGCTGGCTGCATTCGGATTTGCTGATGTATTAAAAGAAACAGGCGATGTCGATAGCCTTGTTGCACAGGCGGCTGAGGTAATTGGCAATAATAAATCACTTGCAGCCTTGTTAATGCTTCTTGTCGGCTTACTTGTTACAATGGGGATCGGTTCCTCATTCTCAACAATCCCAATTATTGCAACCATATTTGTGCCGCTTTCACTTGAGGTTGGTTTCAGCCCAATGGCAACAATTGCTCTGGTTGGAACAGCCGCTGCTCTCGGAGATGCCGGTTCGCCTGCGTCAGACAGTACCTTGGGGCCAACAGCAGGCTTGAATGCAGATGGACAGCACAATCACATCTGGGATACGTGTGTCCCAACATTCCTGCACTATAATATTCCGCTCATCCTGTTTGGATGGCTGGCGGCAATGATCTTATAA
- a CDS encoding leucyl aminopeptidase has protein sequence MFSVKKEFDVSAEQECLIVGVFDKPARFEGILARADEQFEGHLTELVKSGDISAKKKAIAKIHTFGKIGAKRFITVGLGKEKEFSFEGLREALGKAFKEVKSSKLQNAGVCLDTFIGGNVDALDAAHALSEAFALSTYKFEDYKQKSNEPEKEIESIAVYCEAAEEGDVKASLTVGYAHGKGTNSARTLVNLPGNMLTATDLANYSSELAWRYGFEVEILEKEDMLKLGMGALLAVNQGSAEPPKMIVLKYQGKEEWKDVIGLVGKGITFDTGGYSIKPKDGIVGMKSDMGGAAAVLGAMEVIGELKPEQNVVAVIPSTDNMVSGTAFKPDDVITSMSGKTIEVLNTDAEGRLALADAVTYAKHHGADFLVDVATLTGGVIVALGEETTGALTNNEEWFEQVLEASYEAGEPIWRLPLFEKDKERIRSSKIADLNNSPGRAGHAIMGGGFVGEFAENTPWVHLDIAGTATTAKSHDLGPDGATGVMVRTLALLVERFETK, from the coding sequence ATGTTTTCTGTTAAGAAAGAATTTGACGTTTCAGCCGAACAGGAATGCCTGATTGTTGGTGTTTTTGATAAACCAGCCAGGTTTGAAGGAATACTTGCCCGTGCAGATGAACAATTTGAGGGCCATTTGACAGAACTTGTGAAGAGCGGCGATATTTCTGCCAAGAAAAAAGCCATTGCAAAAATACATACTTTTGGAAAAATTGGGGCCAAACGATTTATTACAGTAGGTCTTGGAAAAGAAAAAGAATTCAGCTTTGAAGGTTTGCGTGAAGCATTGGGAAAGGCATTCAAGGAAGTGAAATCGTCCAAGCTTCAAAATGCCGGTGTTTGTCTTGATACTTTTATAGGCGGAAATGTAGATGCGCTGGATGCAGCACATGCCCTAAGCGAGGCGTTTGCCCTGTCCACCTATAAGTTTGAAGATTACAAACAGAAATCAAATGAACCGGAAAAGGAAATTGAGAGTATTGCCGTTTATTGCGAAGCCGCCGAAGAGGGAGATGTAAAGGCTTCCCTTACAGTTGGATATGCCCATGGGAAAGGAACGAACTCAGCCCGTACATTAGTAAATCTGCCAGGCAATATGCTGACTGCCACTGATTTGGCAAATTACTCATCTGAACTGGCGTGGAGATACGGATTTGAAGTGGAAATCCTGGAAAAAGAAGACATGCTTAAACTTGGCATGGGTGCTCTTTTGGCAGTTAATCAGGGGTCTGCAGAGCCTCCTAAGATGATTGTCTTAAAATATCAGGGCAAGGAAGAATGGAAGGATGTTATTGGCCTCGTCGGTAAAGGGATCACCTTTGATACAGGGGGCTATTCCATTAAGCCGAAGGACGGCATTGTCGGCATGAAATCCGATATGGGCGGTGCAGCGGCAGTACTTGGCGCAATGGAAGTCATCGGCGAACTGAAGCCTGAACAAAATGTTGTCGCTGTCATTCCTTCTACAGATAATATGGTGAGCGGAACTGCATTTAAGCCGGATGATGTCATCACCTCCATGAGCGGAAAAACCATTGAAGTCCTCAACACAGATGCAGAAGGACGTCTTGCACTTGCTGATGCAGTAACATATGCGAAGCATCATGGAGCTGACTTCCTGGTGGATGTTGCAACTCTGACTGGCGGTGTCATTGTTGCGCTGGGAGAAGAAACAACAGGTGCATTAACCAATAATGAAGAGTGGTTTGAACAAGTGCTGGAAGCCTCCTATGAAGCAGGCGAACCAATCTGGCGGCTGCCTCTTTTTGAAAAAGATAAAGAAAGAATCAGAAGCAGCAAGATTGCGGATTTGAACAATTCACCCGGACGTGCCGGCCATGCGATCATGGGCGGAGGTTTTGTCGGCGAATTTGCCGAAAACACACCATGGGTGCACCTCGATATTGCAGGTACAGCCACAACAGCAAAAAGCCATGATCTTGGGCCAGATGGCGCGACAGGCGTAATGGTGCGTACATTGGCATTGCTGGTTGAAAGATTTGAAACAAAATAA
- a CDS encoding DUF309 domain-containing protein, producing MKDYPLEYYEFFVSFNEGDYYTCHDLLEEMWMTDKGNLFFKGLLQMSVSIYHYEYGNVKGARLMMQAAHEYLQAYRPGHWGLDLEHVYGFIEECLSIFPKDIDRLPFEKVGILPKLPQLILYLEE from the coding sequence ATGAAAGATTATCCTCTTGAATACTACGAATTCTTTGTCAGTTTCAATGAAGGTGATTATTACACCTGCCATGATCTTCTTGAAGAAATGTGGATGACTGATAAAGGCAATTTGTTTTTTAAAGGCCTGCTGCAAATGAGTGTCAGCATTTATCATTATGAATATGGCAATGTCAAAGGTGCAAGGCTGATGATGCAGGCTGCACATGAATATCTGCAGGCATACAGGCCCGGACATTGGGGGCTGGATCTTGAGCATGTGTACGGCTTTATTGAAGAATGCCTCTCCATATTTCCGAAAGATATCGACCGGCTTCCATTTGAAAAGGTCGGCATTCTGCCTAAATTGCCTCAGCTGATACTGTATCTGGAAGAGTAG
- a CDS encoding divergent PAP2 family protein codes for MELLTNFPLWSALAAIFFAQFVKVPIQFIATRRVDWSLLTSTGGMPSSHSAAVTALSTGVALETGMDSAVFAVSAVFAIITMFDATGVRRQAGEQAIVLNQLVADFNKFVEEAKTWQKKAGREKQKELKELLGHKPIEVLFGGLTGILLTLGLHYLFS; via the coding sequence ATGGAATTATTGACAAATTTCCCTCTATGGTCTGCTTTGGCAGCCATCTTCTTTGCCCAATTTGTAAAAGTGCCCATTCAATTTATTGCCACCCGAAGAGTGGATTGGTCCCTTTTAACCAGTACAGGCGGAATGCCAAGCTCACACTCGGCTGCAGTAACTGCCCTTTCAACCGGGGTGGCACTTGAGACCGGAATGGATTCCGCTGTTTTCGCTGTTTCTGCTGTTTTTGCCATTATCACCATGTTTGATGCTACCGGAGTGCGGCGCCAGGCCGGGGAACAGGCGATTGTATTAAACCAGCTTGTTGCCGACTTCAATAAATTCGTTGAAGAAGCAAAGACATGGCAGAAAAAAGCAGGCCGGGAAAAACAGAAAGAATTGAAGGAGCTGCTGGGCCATAAGCCGATAGAAGTACTCTTTGGCGGCCTGACTGGAATCTTATTAACCTTAGGGCTTCATTATTTATTTTCCTAA
- a CDS encoding cobalamin-binding protein, with protein MKILSLCPSNTELVEYLGLTDMLAGVDDYSDWPEQISNLPRLGPDLSINMDKVEELKPDLVLASLSVPGMEKNVAELEKRQIPHIVLNPQSLTDIANDLVFAAEKIGRPERGILAAKQFTEKIEELKRISSRIEIKPSLYWEWWPKPVFTPGKVNWLTEISEIAGGRNLFADVELASVQTDWEDILNRQPDYICLAWVGVRREKVNPEIVLKRPGWSEMEAVKQNRILVLEEELYCRPSPRLIEGAIKLAEKIHPQAFSIC; from the coding sequence ATGAAAATCCTTTCTTTATGCCCAAGCAATACGGAATTAGTGGAATACTTGGGATTGACTGATATGCTTGCGGGCGTGGACGATTATTCGGATTGGCCGGAGCAAATTTCCAATCTGCCCCGGCTGGGTCCTGACTTGTCTATTAATATGGATAAAGTGGAGGAATTGAAACCGGATCTTGTGCTTGCCTCCCTGAGTGTTCCAGGCATGGAAAAGAATGTAGCAGAGCTTGAAAAAAGGCAGATTCCGCATATTGTCTTAAATCCCCAAAGTCTCACAGATATTGCAAATGACCTGGTTTTTGCTGCTGAAAAAATTGGGAGGCCAGAGAGAGGGATTTTGGCGGCTAAACAATTTACTGAAAAAATAGAGGAACTTAAGCGTATCTCAAGCAGGATTGAAATAAAACCAAGCCTCTATTGGGAATGGTGGCCAAAGCCTGTATTCACACCAGGCAAGGTCAATTGGCTGACGGAAATCAGTGAAATAGCCGGTGGACGGAATTTATTTGCTGATGTTGAGCTTGCAAGTGTCCAGACTGATTGGGAAGATATCCTGAATCGGCAGCCGGATTATATCTGTCTCGCCTGGGTCGGTGTCAGAAGAGAAAAGGTAAATCCGGAGATTGTCCTGAAACGTCCCGGCTGGAGTGAAATGGAAGCAGTAAAACAGAACAGAATCCTGGTTCTGGAAGAAGAACTGTATTGCAGGCCTTCACCGCGGCTGATTGAAGGGGCCATTAAATTAGCGGAAAAGATCCATCCGCAGGCATTTTCTATTTGTTAA
- a CDS encoding 3D domain-containing protein, whose product MSKFTKWMKRTVMSALFIGALLTTFHSISGVEARSIIQLQQNAEQAGENGNSKFEHTLKSVGVAFKFLKQAVSLEPKISASEAVAIEQAPTLEESIDWSQYQKKQVIATGYTAFYESTGKNPDHPSFGITYSGVKVKRDLYSTVAADLNVFPIGTILFIPEYGYGVVADKGGAIKGNKLDLYYETVDDVYNNWGKKTLDVYIVEMGDGTLTEEDLRLLNENEAMQVFRQQYIKSEKK is encoded by the coding sequence ATGAGCAAATTTACAAAATGGATGAAACGTACAGTAATGTCAGCCTTATTTATAGGTGCATTATTGACAACTTTTCATTCGATTTCCGGTGTGGAAGCAAGATCAATTATTCAGCTGCAGCAAAATGCTGAACAAGCTGGCGAAAATGGAAATTCAAAGTTTGAACATACATTAAAATCGGTTGGCGTAGCATTTAAGTTTTTGAAGCAGGCCGTGAGCCTGGAACCGAAGATTTCTGCGAGTGAAGCTGTGGCAATTGAACAGGCGCCGACCTTGGAAGAATCAATTGACTGGTCGCAGTATCAGAAAAAGCAAGTAATTGCTACAGGATATACCGCTTTTTACGAGTCGACGGGAAAAAATCCGGATCACCCGTCCTTTGGTATTACATACTCAGGTGTTAAAGTTAAAAGGGACTTATACTCTACCGTCGCAGCAGATTTAAATGTTTTTCCGATTGGAACGATCCTGTTTATTCCTGAATATGGGTATGGTGTTGTAGCAGATAAAGGCGGTGCCATTAAGGGGAATAAATTGGATCTCTATTATGAAACGGTTGATGATGTTTATAATAATTGGGGAAAGAAAACGCTCGATGTTTATATCGTTGAAATGGGCGATGGAACCCTTACGGAAGAAGATTTAAGGTTACTGAATGAAAATGAAGCCATGCAGGTCTTCAGACAGCAATATATTAAATCTGAGAAAAAATAA
- a CDS encoding YuiB family protein produces MQMTIFVLPISMLLFFVLFFGIGFILNMLLRMSWIMAIIYPVIAIFIIDKVRFIEYFQKPGASFSSLGVELSSLALADILILSSGMAGAIVAGITIRLLRKKGYRMF; encoded by the coding sequence ATGCAAATGACGATTTTCGTTTTGCCTATTTCAATGCTTCTGTTTTTTGTGCTGTTTTTTGGGATAGGTTTTATATTAAATATGCTGTTAAGAATGTCTTGGATTATGGCTATTATTTATCCGGTTATTGCCATCTTTATCATCGATAAAGTTCGTTTCATTGAGTATTTTCAAAAACCGGGCGCATCGTTTTCCAGTCTTGGCGTTGAATTGTCCAGCCTCGCTCTGGCTGACATACTTATACTCAGCAGCGGAATGGCAGGCGCCATTGTTGCCGGAATTACGATTAGACTGCTCCGTAAAAAAGGATATCGGATGTTTTAA
- a CDS encoding YuiA family protein yields the protein MTAKKYENKECMYCSGKGYFQLLLGGSETCSCCGGTGKKKE from the coding sequence ATGACAGCTAAGAAATATGAAAACAAAGAGTGTATGTATTGTTCAGGTAAAGGGTATTTTCAATTACTATTAGGCGGATCTGAAACCTGCAGCTGCTGCGGGGGGACAGGAAAGAAAAAGGAATAA
- a CDS encoding NUDIX domain-containing protein has translation MGVEHKRGKVWLAVSGLVISPEGNWLVVKKKYGGLKDKWSLPAGFVEPGETADEAAVREVEEETGIKCTVKGLLGLRTGVIRGEVSDNMILFLLEAEPEQSLKVQESELFDVQFRNPVELANDPNASVLLKYILNSSDSSIKPLINGINPGDTFGYTAYNLFL, from the coding sequence ATGGGAGTCGAACATAAAAGGGGAAAAGTGTGGCTTGCGGTTTCCGGGCTTGTTATTTCTCCTGAAGGCAATTGGCTTGTCGTAAAAAAGAAATACGGAGGCCTTAAAGACAAATGGTCTTTGCCGGCAGGGTTTGTAGAACCAGGTGAAACGGCTGATGAAGCTGCAGTGCGGGAAGTAGAAGAGGAAACCGGAATAAAATGTACTGTCAAAGGCCTGCTTGGATTGCGTACAGGTGTCATAAGAGGAGAAGTCAGTGATAATATGATCTTGTTTTTGCTTGAAGCTGAGCCTGAACAATCATTAAAAGTTCAGGAAAGCGAACTTTTTGATGTGCAGTTTCGCAACCCGGTAGAGCTTGCAAATGATCCGAATGCATCAGTTCTTTTAAAATACATATTGAATTCTTCGGATTCGTCTATCAAACCTTTAATTAACGGCATTAATCCAGGGGATACTTTCGGCTATACAGCATATAACCTATTTTTATAA
- a CDS encoding NAD(P)/FAD-dependent oxidoreductase: MRKPKIVILGGGYGGLMVATRLQKSVGTNEAEIVLVNKNDYHYETTWLHEASAGTLHHDRVRYEIKDVIDRNKVEFVQGTALEIKAEEKKVILENGEIDYDYLVVSLGAEPETFGIKGLKEHAFSIVNVNAARQIREHIEYQFATYNTEAEKKDERLTIVVGGAGFTGIEFLGELANRVPELCKEYDVDYHKVKIICVEAAPMVLPGFDPELVNYAVSHLEKKGVQFMIGTAIKEATPEGIIVGKGEDEVEEIKAATVVWAAGVRGNSIIENSGIEAMRGRVKVQPDLRAPGHDNMFIIGDCSLIINEEINRPYPPTAQIAMQQGEVCARNITALIRNKTELETFTPDIKGTVCSLGEHDAIGVAFGKKMVGTKASFMKKMIDNRALYMVGGPSLVLKKGKFNVL, translated from the coding sequence TTGAGAAAGCCAAAGATTGTAATCCTCGGTGGAGGCTACGGCGGTTTGATGGTTGCAACCCGTTTGCAGAAATCTGTAGGAACAAACGAAGCGGAAATCGTTTTAGTGAATAAGAATGACTACCATTATGAAACAACATGGCTGCACGAGGCATCAGCCGGAACTCTTCATCATGATCGTGTACGCTATGAAATAAAAGATGTTATTGACCGCAACAAAGTTGAATTTGTACAGGGCACTGCTCTTGAAATTAAAGCAGAAGAAAAGAAAGTCATTTTGGAAAACGGCGAAATTGACTATGATTATCTGGTTGTTTCACTTGGAGCCGAGCCGGAAACATTCGGCATCAAAGGACTTAAGGAACATGCATTTTCGATTGTCAATGTAAATGCTGCACGTCAGATCCGCGAGCATATTGAATATCAATTTGCTACTTATAATACAGAAGCCGAGAAAAAAGACGAGCGCCTGACAATTGTTGTCGGCGGTGCAGGCTTCACTGGGATTGAATTCCTTGGAGAATTGGCAAACCGTGTTCCTGAGCTATGCAAAGAGTACGATGTAGACTACCATAAAGTCAAAATCATTTGTGTGGAAGCAGCTCCAATGGTTCTTCCAGGCTTTGATCCTGAGCTTGTTAATTACGCTGTATCTCACTTGGAGAAAAAAGGCGTACAATTCATGATCGGAACAGCAATTAAAGAAGCTACCCCTGAAGGCATCATCGTTGGCAAGGGCGAAGATGAAGTAGAAGAAATCAAAGCTGCAACAGTTGTCTGGGCTGCAGGTGTACGCGGAAATTCTATTATTGAAAATTCCGGCATTGAAGCAATGCGCGGCCGTGTAAAAGTTCAGCCTGATTTGCGCGCTCCTGGCCATGATAATATGTTTATCATCGGAGACTGCTCATTAATCATCAATGAAGAAATTAACCGTCCATACCCTCCTACTGCACAAATTGCTATGCAGCAGGGTGAAGTATGTGCAAGAAACATTACAGCTTTAATCCGCAATAAAACTGAGCTTGAAACGTTTACACCGGATATTAAAGGTACTGTATGTTCTCTGGGCGAACACGATGCCATCGGTGTGGCATTCGGAAAGAAAATGGTCGGGACTAAAGCTTCATTCATGAAGAAGATGATCGATAACCGTGCTCTTTACATGGTTGGCGGACCATCTCTTGTATTGAAAAAAGGTAAATTCAACGTTCTTTAA
- a CDS encoding NAD(P)/FAD-dependent oxidoreductase: MKEDQKVYDITIIGGGPTGLFTAFYGGMRQASVKIIESLPQLGGQLSALYPEKYIYDVAGFPKVRAQELIDNLKEQMAKFEPTVSLEQSVEKLEKQADGTFKLTTNKEVHYSKTIIITAGNGAFQPRRLELESAVQYEGKNLHYFIDDLNQFAGKKVVVFGGGDSAVDWALMLEPIAEKVTIVHRRDKFRAHEHSVENLQNSKVEIKTPYVPAELIGDSEGISQVVLEGVTSKEKEVFDVDAVIVNYGFVSSLGPIKEWGLDIEKNSIVVNSRMETNIEGIYAAGDICTYDGKVKLIACGFGEAPTAVNHAKSYIDPKAKVQPMHSSSMFGK; the protein is encoded by the coding sequence ATGAAAGAAGATCAAAAAGTGTATGACATAACCATCATTGGCGGGGGGCCAACTGGTTTATTCACTGCTTTCTACGGGGGCATGAGACAAGCATCAGTAAAAATTATTGAAAGCTTGCCGCAGCTTGGGGGACAGTTATCTGCTCTTTATCCTGAAAAATACATATATGATGTTGCCGGCTTCCCGAAAGTCCGCGCCCAGGAATTAATTGATAACCTTAAGGAACAAATGGCTAAATTCGAGCCGACTGTATCACTTGAACAATCTGTTGAAAAGTTAGAAAAGCAAGCTGATGGAACATTTAAGCTTACAACCAATAAAGAAGTGCATTATTCAAAAACCATCATTATCACTGCCGGCAATGGCGCTTTCCAGCCTCGCCGTCTTGAACTTGAGAGTGCAGTTCAATACGAAGGCAAAAATCTTCATTACTTTATTGATGATTTAAATCAATTCGCAGGCAAAAAAGTAGTTGTTTTCGGTGGAGGGGATTCTGCAGTGGACTGGGCATTGATGCTTGAGCCTATCGCTGAGAAAGTGACGATTGTTCATCGCCGCGATAAATTCCGCGCGCATGAGCACAGTGTAGAAAATCTGCAGAACTCTAAAGTTGAAATTAAAACACCTTATGTTCCTGCTGAGCTTATTGGTGACAGTGAAGGAATCAGCCAAGTCGTACTTGAAGGTGTCACTTCAAAGGAGAAAGAGGTATTTGATGTTGATGCTGTAATCGTTAACTACGGATTCGTTTCCTCCCTTGGCCCAATTAAGGAATGGGGTCTTGATATCGAAAAGAACTCCATCGTTGTTAACTCCAGAATGGAAACTAACATCGAAGGCATCTATGCGGCCGGCGATATCTGCACATACGACGGAAAAGTCAAGCTTATTGCCTGCGGTTTCGGTGAAGCGCCAACTGCCGTCAATCACGCAAAATCCTACATTGATCCAAAGGCGAAAGTACAGCCAATGCACAGCTCTTCCATGTTTGGCAAATAA
- a CDS encoding HesB/IscA family protein translates to MEKVVDITEAAALHIKEMMKQNEEEDAFLRVAVKGGGCSGLSYGMGFAHEAEEDDIQSEHYGIQVLVSKEDAPILNGTKIDYKQSMMGGGFTIDNPNAIANCGCGSSFRTAANTGTPEEC, encoded by the coding sequence ATGGAAAAAGTTGTGGATATAACAGAAGCAGCAGCTTTGCATATAAAAGAAATGATGAAACAAAATGAGGAAGAAGATGCATTCTTGCGTGTAGCCGTTAAAGGAGGCGGGTGCAGCGGGCTTTCCTATGGAATGGGGTTTGCACACGAAGCCGAGGAAGATGATATCCAGTCAGAGCACTATGGAATTCAGGTTCTTGTCAGCAAGGAAGACGCACCTATCTTAAATGGCACAAAAATTGATTATAAACAATCTATGATGGGCGGCGGATTCACAATCGACAATCCCAATGCCATTGCAAACTGCGGCTGCGGATCCTCTTTCCGTACCGCTGCAAATACAGGTACACCGGAAGAGTGCTAA
- a CDS encoding DUF2225 domain-containing protein, producing the protein MQQLKPTYDKKCVCRVCKQSFTTKKLRSRFVKAADYDSDFCPNYSDESMNPLFYHINTCPHCGYSESEDFSPYFPPGALDMIHSKVASAWIPQDYCQDRSIIGAVNTYKLAIYCGTLKREKHIIMAGLHVRLAWLYRGMKNDDQEQRFLKFSLKEYVESYMSDDFKGSSISETRIFYLIGELSRRTHQSEQAVKYFSKVIELQSRSTEPKLIEMARERWYEMRQEQKTAAN; encoded by the coding sequence ATGCAGCAATTAAAGCCTACTTATGATAAAAAATGCGTATGCAGAGTCTGCAAACAGAGTTTCACCACTAAAAAACTCCGCTCCAGATTTGTAAAAGCAGCTGATTATGACAGTGATTTCTGCCCTAATTATTCTGATGAAAGCATGAACCCTCTTTTCTATCATATTAATACATGCCCGCATTGCGGCTACTCAGAATCGGAAGATTTTTCTCCCTATTTCCCGCCGGGAGCACTTGATATGATCCATTCTAAAGTTGCAAGTGCCTGGATTCCCCAGGATTATTGCCAGGATCGATCCATCATTGGGGCAGTCAACACCTATAAGCTGGCTATATATTGCGGAACTTTAAAAAGGGAGAAGCATATTATTATGGCTGGTTTACATGTCAGACTCGCCTGGCTTTACAGGGGTATGAAGAATGATGATCAGGAACAGCGCTTTTTGAAGTTTTCTCTAAAGGAATATGTGGAGTCTTATATGTCAGATGATTTTAAAGGGTCATCTATTTCTGAAACGAGGATTTTTTATCTGATTGGGGAGTTATCCCGAAGAACACATCAGTCTGAACAGGCTGTAAAATATTTTTCAAAAGTAATTGAACTGCAAAGCCGCTCCACTGAGCCAAAATTAATTGAAATGGCCAGAGAACGCTGGTATGAAATGAGACAGGAACAAAAAACTGCCGCTAATTAA
- a CDS encoding SRPBCC family protein, protein MSTTSQNKVLSKDVVINAPLSLVWHAWTISDRVSKWFASDAIVEPKEGGAFELYFEPGNTTGMCTKGCKIEKLIPQQELNFQWKGPDQFDELMNKGELTLVQVSFKEIDENTTEVKVDHTGWKNGEEWDQAYKWHEMAWSGVLSSLKSSLEKGEGELCCQPE, encoded by the coding sequence TTGTCTACTACATCTCAAAATAAGGTTCTATCAAAAGATGTTGTAATTAATGCGCCATTATCTTTAGTTTGGCATGCCTGGACTATTTCAGATCGTGTTTCTAAGTGGTTTGCCAGTGATGCAATCGTAGAACCTAAAGAAGGCGGAGCGTTTGAACTTTACTTTGAACCAGGTAACACTACTGGAATGTGTACAAAAGGCTGTAAAATTGAGAAGCTCATTCCTCAACAAGAATTAAACTTTCAATGGAAGGGTCCTGATCAATTCGATGAACTTATGAATAAAGGTGAATTGACATTGGTACAAGTAAGCTTCAAAGAGATTGATGAAAATACAACAGAAGTAAAAGTAGATCACACTGGGTGGAAAAATGGAGAAGAGTGGGATCAAGCATATAAGTGGCATGAGATGGCCTGGTCCGGTGTCCTAAGCAGCTTAAAATCTTCTCTTGAAAAAGGTGAAGGTGAACTCTGCTGCCAACCAGAGTAA